The Aspergillus flavus chromosome 6, complete sequence nucleotide sequence CCTGTAGACGAAGTCTGAAGTAAGGCAGGCAGCTTACACAAGTACCCAGCTGTTCATACCAACACGTCCAATCTGAAAAAGTTTCAAGTCCCAGTACTTGCCCAGGCGCGGGTTAAGTTCCACTCCAGATAGGAAATCGTGAATGATGGATCCTATCAATTTTAACCAATGCTCTCTCCGTTGTGGAAGATAATGCGTCTCATTACATACCGCTAAATCGAATATCCCTCGTGTTCTGGGTCAATAAATGGGACTTTGCCACCGACGCAGCCGTGATCAAGAATCCATATATGTTggcaataataataagttCACCCTGATGCACTGCGACAAAGGTCGGGTCCAGCCTGCCTGCTTTGACAAGGCCAATAAATACAGCTAGGCTTGCAAACCAGGACCATAATCCATTGACTTTATATGGCAAAGAATATCCCCCGGGAGTGGGTGGACCGGACACAATTCTCCCTGGGAGGACTTGGTATAACAATGCTTGAAAGACCAGCCAGGAGATGTACGCTATTATGCCCTGCGTGGTCAAAGATGGACAATATCGCATGAGAAATGGGAGGGCGCCATGAGAATACAAGTCATCAAGCACTCTTGCGATTGAGCCATCATAGTGGGTGAGAGCCACAGAGATCAGTAGCACGAGGAGAGGCGCCCCGATCATCAACAGCATACTAGGAAGGCTAGAAAAACCCGAAACATTGGCTCGCCTGCCCCAGAGAGCCTTTTGACCGGTAATCACTGTTTTCTGAATATGGCCTTTTCCGGATGCAAAACCGGACAGCCCGTCAATGAGCTGTGCAGCGGCCATTTTGAGCAGTAAGGGAAGATcgtgaagagaaaaagcagaaTTAAAGGTCAAATGGAATCAAGGGAGAGATTGGGCTTGAAACTCTTTATCTAAATAAGGCCTGATCGGCGTAGGTCGGCATGATCTGTATCATGGTATTGTTGTATCCACCGTGATTGCTAGTCCGTACATCTCCCCACTCAGTCTCAGGAAATATTTTCAATGGTTGACTTCAGGTACATACCACAAGAATACAGAGGTAAACACGGTATAACACGGTAACGTATCGCGATTCGTCCGGCCTCCTTGTATTCCA carries:
- a CDS encoding sterol reductase/lamin B receptor encodes the protein MAAAQLIDGLSGFASGKGHIQKTVITGQKALWGRRANVSGFSSLPSMLLMIGAPLLVLLISVALTHYDGSIARVLDDLYSHGALPFLMRYCPSLTTQGIIAYISWLVFQALLYQVLPGRIVSGPPTPGGYSLPYKVNGLWSWFASLAVFIGLVKAGRLDPTFVAVHQGELIIIANIYGFLITAASVAKSHLLTQNTRDIRFSGSIIHDFLSGVELNPRLGKYWDLKLFQIGRVGMNSWVLVDLSFAAMQYQKLGYLTNSMIVVNLLHALYVVDFFVNEDWYLSTIDIALDHFGFNLAWGSAVWLPVVYTTQAHYLAYHPVQLSGLQCTLLLVAGITGYVIFRTANHQKYRTRQSNGTNLIWGRKPSLIQATYQTADGSSHSSMLLHSGWWGLVRHPNYIGDLIFSFCTCAGCGFSHIVPWTYFFFMASLLIHRALRDDARCSSKYGDRWSIYCKIVPWRLIPGIF